The Hymenobacter tibetensis genome contains the following window.
GTGACGGAAGGAAGTGAAGTCCGTTGCTGACTCCTGATCATCGGCATCAATGAGAATTACGTCGCGGCCCTGCTGAAGCAAATAAACTGTCAGATTCGTCGCAATTGTGGTTTTGCCGCTACCACCTTTGATACCGCCTACCGTGTAAATCATGTTGTTGCAATTGAACCAATACAAGTTGTCTTTTCAGTTGTAAATCTAGTTGTTAATCAACATACGCACAAGCTATGTAATGAGTTTACAGCTTGGCCACACTTCCCTTATTTTACCTTCTGATTTAAGATATAGACGTGCTATTACTGCCCTGACCTTTGTTGCCTCATTTTCCACCACTTGCGAACAAGAAGATGAATAGCCTGCACGTTAGCATTAAATACTAGATCCATTTCAAAAAGGGGCTTGTTACATTTCTCTAGCGTCGTTCGTTAAACAACTGTACTCGCTTCCTTTGTCACCTTATGGCGGAGCCGGTCTATAAACGGTGGTAAAATTGTGCTTGACCGGGTACGGGATACTCTCTAAATCCGACCATTACTGTAAGGCATTCTCGATTATGCGCTTATCGGTTGTCCTTTTGCTTGCTGCCTGGTTTATTCCTGTTTATACTGTTCTAGGGCAACGTCGGCAGGCAGACGCAACGACTGATGTTCCTTCGTCACCCACTGACAAATATTGGGGCATCGCGACCGATCTGGGATCTGCTACTTTCGACGTCCAAGCGCTCAACACCTTTTTTGAGCCCTACACCGCCGCATCCCTTCCGCGAGAGGGTATTGCGCAGGCTTTACAGGTCTTGGTGAGTCAGAAAGGAATTGGCTACGTCTCGCTTTATTATAAGCAGGCGCTCACCTTCCCGGAGTTGGATGAGGCAAAGCCCTCCTTGCAGTTGCACCAACACACGTTTGGCTTTGAACTACATAAAGTTCTGGTAGATAAGCGAATCAAGGTGGTGTTGCCCAGCGCAGGGATCGGCTATCGCTTCGTCAACGTGACCTATAGTCCAGCGCAACCGGCTGTTCTGCCCCTTGATAGTCTCTTCCAGCGGTCGGGTTCGTTTACCCTTAGCAACCATAATATGAACGTGTCAGCTGGCGCGGGGCTATACTATACCGTGCGCCGCTTTAAATCTGCGGCGATCCGACAACTCGACATCGGCCTAGCGGGTTCGTATGTCTACACCGTGCGCCTAGGGCAGTGGTATATTTTCGATACGGGCACCTCCGTGCCCGTACCGCCCACTCGGTTAAACCACTATACGGTCCGATTTTCGGTTGGCCTTCTGCTAAACCGTTAAGCGTTTTAATCAGAAAGTGCTATCAGCTAGGCGAATAACTTCTTCGTCTCCTGCAGCGACAGATTCGTCTAGATCTCATGAGCTTGCAGAACAGTGGTTAAGCAGCACCCTGTCAGATGTTACGAGCCCCTTGACCTTATTTCGTTCCGTATGGTAGATCGTATCAGACCTCTCCAATTCCTGCTTTTGCTTCTGCCCACGGAAGCGTTCGCCCATGGGGAAGAGATGTTAGAAACGGCTTTCCTGCAAGGAGCTTCGCTCGTTCTCTTTCTACTAGTCGTGCTCTTTATCCGGCTACCGTATGCCAAAAGGGCCCTGTTGGTCACCGTCTATCTGCTCATGACGGGGTTAGTTTGGGGGCTGATGGCCCAGCTGCCATATCAGGCTAATCACCGGATGATTAATCTGTTGATAGGTGTAGTTCCCATCGTTGGGGTAATAGCGGCCTATGGGTTCAGTACGTGGCTACCGAGAAAGCAAAAACCGTAATGAAGTGATGGCTATCTACTATGCCAGAAAGTGGTATAACTGGCTTCTACTAAATGCTGTTGTAGATGAAATCAAACATATACTATACTAATTTGCATTTTACAACTGACCGTTCAACGAACGTTACGGCACCAGTGGAGCGCTTTTATGGGATAGTGAAAGAATTCAACCGCAGCTGGAGCAGGTGGCTCAGCAGCGCCTCCACCAGGCCGGGCAGCAGCATAGCCGTCGTAGCAGAATGGGCATGTAAAGGCTGTACCTTATTTAATCTACCGTTTTGGCGAACGGCGTCGTCGTCACCCGATGTCGTTTGGGTCGTAGTGGTAGTGCTCTTGGCTGCCTGAGGTAAACCGTTGGATAAAGACTGCCTCGGTTTGTTCCGGCTTGGTGGGCTGAAACAGCTGCTTTTCTTTGGCCCAATCATACACGCCCTGGTCCATTGGGTAGCGAGTTAGCACACCGGTTAGGTGATGCTGGTCAATCCACGCCTCGGCCTTGTCACGCGTTGTGAATACCCCGCTGGCAAACCGGCCGCCCAAGCCGTGAAAGACCCATACGTCTGTATCGGCATCCTCTTGCTCCATTATTTCCTTTCAATTGGGTGAGATGGCGCAAACCTACGGCAGTTGTACAGAGACGCGTTCATCTTCGGAGCCTTTTCGTGAACGCCAACACGGTTGTGAACTACTGCGCAAAGAGCTGCTTAACATCAAAGTTAGCAATGGTTTCGGCCAGTTGCCGCGGGGTCACGCCGCTGTCGTTGGGCTGGTCGGGATTAGCCCCGTGCGCGAGCAAGAGTTGCAGCATCGCGCCTCGTCCCCGCGATTCAAACGCTGCCCGCCACAACGGGGTATTGCCATAGACATCCGGCACATCGACTGTGGCACCCGCCGCGAGCAGCAACGCTGCCATTTCCACAGTGTAGGCTTGGGCCGTAAAATGAAGCGCTGTCCATCCGTTACGGTCTTGCTGGTCTAGTGCAGGGCCTTTGGTTAGCAGCCATTGCAGTATGGCCACGTTCCCATAGGTCACGACAAACGAAAGCACGCTTCGGCCACTGCTGTCCAGTAGGTTGACGGTGGCGTTCGTCACCAACTGCTCCAGGGTCGGGTAATCCTGCTGATGAACAGCCCGGATGGCCTCGGGAGATAAACAGGGCGAAGCTGCAGTACGGGATTTGCTCATAGCACGAAATTATCCTCCTTCAGTCAAACACTATAAATCGGCCCGTTCTCCCGGCAAAGTACCACACCGGCAGCACCCCGCGCAGGGAAGTCAAAATTATCATTTTCCTAAGTCGGTCCGAGAACAAATCTTATGTTTAGAAATTATTCCATGGAAAGAGCGACACTACTTAGAGCATCTGTACTCGAAGAAGTGCTATTGCTGTGTATTATGCTATTTATCTTCCTCTAATGAAACACTCCATTTATCTCTTACTCGGGCTGCTCTTGTCTTCGTCGGCGTCTGGTCAGACCTCGACTACGCCTGACCAGGTGGCCGTCAGGCGGAAAGCGCAGCAGCAACTTTGGGATAGTTTAGAACAGGAATTCTATCGCCAACCTCCCTGTCTACTCGTTTCCTATTACCGAAACGCCCAGCGAGTCTCTTGGTCCAATAAGATGACATTGTATCTAGACCAAAACGGCCAGAAAACGGTCCTGACGCCTGTGCACGGGAATACCTTTTTGCTGCCCAAGCTGTACTCCGACACGCTTGTCATCGGCTTTCAAATGGCTGACCAGACGATTGCGCTCCAACGCCTTCCCGCGTGGCGGTTGCAGCACGGAGCTACGATACAATTCGGCCTCATTGACCGCTTCAGTAAACGGCAACACCAAGATCAGAGAA
Protein-coding sequences here:
- a CDS encoding ankyrin repeat domain-containing protein codes for the protein MSKSRTAASPCLSPEAIRAVHQQDYPTLEQLVTNATVNLLDSSGRSVLSFVVTYGNVAILQWLLTKGPALDQQDRNGWTALHFTAQAYTVEMAALLLAAGATVDVPDVYGNTPLWRAAFESRGRGAMLQLLLAHGANPDQPNDSGVTPRQLAETIANFDVKQLFAQ
- a CDS encoding DUF7710 domain-containing protein; its protein translation is MEQEDADTDVWVFHGLGGRFASGVFTTRDKAEAWIDQHHLTGVLTRYPMDQGVYDWAKEKQLFQPTKPEQTEAVFIQRFTSGSQEHYHYDPNDIG